In one Cervus elaphus chromosome 9, mCerEla1.1, whole genome shotgun sequence genomic region, the following are encoded:
- the LOC122700587 gene encoding heterogeneous nuclear ribonucleoprotein A1-like isoform X2, whose product MSKSESPKEPEQLRKLFIGGLSFETTDESLRSHFEQWGTLTDCVVMRDPNTKRSRGFGFVTYATVEEVDAAMNARPHKVDGRVVEPKRAVSREDSQRPGAHLTVKKIFVGGIKEDTEEHHLRDYFEQYGKIEVIEIMTDRGSGKKRGFAFVTFDDHDSVDKIVIQKYHTVNGHNCEVRKALSKQEMASASSSQRGRSGSGNFGGGRGGGFGGNDNFGRGGNFSGRGGFGGSRGGGGYGGSGDGYNGFGNDGSNFGGGGSYNDFGSYNNQSSNFGPMKGGNFGGRSSGPYGGGGQYFAKPRNQGGYGGSSSSSSYGSGRRF is encoded by the exons ATGTCTAAATCAGAGTCTCCCAAAGAGCCCGAACAGCTGCGGAAACTCTTCATCGGAGGATTGAGCTTTGAAACAACTGATGAGAGTCTGAGGAGCCATTTTGAGCAATGGGGAACGCTCACAGACTGTGTGGTAATGAGGGATCCAAACACCAAGCGCTCCAGAGGCTTCGGGTTTGTCACATACGCCACGGTGGAGGAGGTGGATGCGGCCATGAATGCAAGGCCACACAAGGTGGACGGAAGAGTTGTGGAACCAAAGAGGGCCGTGTCAAGAGAAGATTCTCAAAGACCTGGTGCCCACTTAACTGTGAAAAAGATTTTTGTTGGTGGCATTAAAGAAGACACTGAAGAACATCACCTGAGAGATTATTTTGAACAGTATGGAAAAATTGAAGTAATTGAAATCATGACTGATCGAGGCAGTGGCAAAAAGAGAGGCTTTGCTTTTGTAACCTTTGATGACCATGACTCTGTAGACAAAATTGTCATTCAGAAATACCACACTGTGAATGGCCACAACTGTGAAGTGAGAAAAGCCCTGTCTAAGCAAGAGAtggctagtgcttcatccagccagagaGGTCGAAGTGGTTCTGGAAACTTTGGTGGTGGTCGTGGAGGTGGTTTTGGTGGGAATGACAACTTTGGTCGTGGAGGAAACTTCAGTGGTCGAGGTGGCTTTGGTGGCAGCCGTGGTGGTGGCGGATATGGTGGCAGTGGGGATGGATATAATGGATTTGGTAATGACG GAAGCAATTTTGGAGGTGGCGGAAGCTACAATGATTTTGGCAGTTACAACAATCAATCTTCAAATTTTGGACCCATGAAAGGAGGAAACTTTGGAGGCAGAAGTTCTGGCCCCTATGGTGGTGGAGGCCAATACTTTGCCAAACCACGAAACCAAGGTGGCTATGGTGGttccagcagcagcagtagctatgGCAGTGGCAGAAGGTTTTAA
- the LOC122700587 gene encoding heterogeneous nuclear ribonucleoprotein A1-like isoform X1: MSKSESPKEPEQLRKLFIGGLSFETTDESLRSHFEQWGTLTDCVVMRDPNTKRSRGFGFVTYATVEEVDAAMNARPHKVDGRVVEPKRAVSREDSQRPGAHLTVKKIFVGGIKEDTEEHHLRDYFEQYGKIEVIEIMTDRGSGKKRGFAFVTFDDHDSVDKIVIQKYHTVNGHNCEVRKALSKQEMASASSSQRGRSGSGNFGGGRGGGFGGNDNFGRGGNFSGRGGFGGSRGGGGYGGSGDGYNGFGNDGGYGGGGPGYSGGSRGYGSGGQGYGNQGSGYGGSGSYDSYNNGGGGGGFGGGSGSNFGGGGSYNDFGSYNNQSSNFGPMKGGNFGGRSSGPYGGGGQYFAKPRNQGGYGGSSSSSSYGSGRRF, from the coding sequence ATGTCTAAATCAGAGTCTCCCAAAGAGCCCGAACAGCTGCGGAAACTCTTCATCGGAGGATTGAGCTTTGAAACAACTGATGAGAGTCTGAGGAGCCATTTTGAGCAATGGGGAACGCTCACAGACTGTGTGGTAATGAGGGATCCAAACACCAAGCGCTCCAGAGGCTTCGGGTTTGTCACATACGCCACGGTGGAGGAGGTGGATGCGGCCATGAATGCAAGGCCACACAAGGTGGACGGAAGAGTTGTGGAACCAAAGAGGGCCGTGTCAAGAGAAGATTCTCAAAGACCTGGTGCCCACTTAACTGTGAAAAAGATTTTTGTTGGTGGCATTAAAGAAGACACTGAAGAACATCACCTGAGAGATTATTTTGAACAGTATGGAAAAATTGAAGTAATTGAAATCATGACTGATCGAGGCAGTGGCAAAAAGAGAGGCTTTGCTTTTGTAACCTTTGATGACCATGACTCTGTAGACAAAATTGTCATTCAGAAATACCACACTGTGAATGGCCACAACTGTGAAGTGAGAAAAGCCCTGTCTAAGCAAGAGAtggctagtgcttcatccagccagagaGGTCGAAGTGGTTCTGGAAACTTTGGTGGTGGTCGTGGAGGTGGTTTTGGTGGGAATGACAACTTTGGTCGTGGAGGAAACTTCAGTGGTCGAGGTGGCTTTGGTGGCAGCCGTGGTGGTGGCGGATATGGTGGCAGTGGGGATGGATATAATGGATTTGGTAATGACGGTGGTTATGGAGGAGGCGGCCCTGGTTACTCTGGAGGAAGCAGAGGCTATGGAAGTGGTGGACAGGGTTATGGAAACCAGGGCAGTGGCTATGGCGGGAGTGGCAGCTATGACAGCTATAACAACGGTGGAGGCGGAGGCGGCTTTGGCGGTGGTAGTGGAAGCAATTTTGGAGGTGGCGGAAGCTACAATGATTTTGGCAGTTACAACAATCAATCTTCAAATTTTGGACCCATGAAAGGAGGAAACTTTGGAGGCAGAAGTTCTGGCCCCTATGGTGGTGGAGGCCAATACTTTGCCAAACCACGAAACCAAGGTGGCTATGGTGGttccagcagcagcagtagctatgGCAGTGGCAGAAGGTTTTAA